The sequence below is a genomic window from Chloroflexota bacterium.
CTACGCGACGCAGCCCGCACGCGCTGCTACCCGCTGACCGTACTCGACGACCATTCGCGCTTCGCGCTGGCGCTGCGCGCCTGTTGGGATCAGCGCACGGAGACAGTGCAAACGGCCTTGCGCGAGGTCTTCCGCACCTACGGCCTGCCGGAGCGCATGACGATGGACAACGGCGCGCCGTGGGGCGATGAGGGCGGCCAGCCCTACACGCGGCTGACGGTCTGGTTGGTGCAGATCGGCATTCACATCAGTCATTCGCGACCGTACCATCCGCAAACGCAAGGCAAGGATGAACGCTTTCACCGCACGCTGGACGTCGAGTTGTTGCGCGACCCGGCGTGGAGTGAGCCACAGAGTTGCCAGGTCGGCTTTGACGGCTGGCGCCAGGTGTATAATCTGGAGCGACCGCATCAGGCGCTGGGCTACGCCGTACCGGCCCAACGCTACCAACCGAGTGCGCGTCCGTTTCCGGAGACGTTGCCCGCGATTGAGTACGGGCCCGACGACCAGGTGCGCAAGGTGCAGGAGCATGGGCAATTCAGTTTCCGGGGCCAGACCTATCGCATTAGCAAAGCGTTCCACGGCCACCCGATTGGGCTGCGTCTGCTGGCGGAGGACGAGTGGCACGTGTATTTCTGCCAGCATGCGCTGGGCAGCCTCAATCTACGCACGCACAGCACCACTGGCCATGTAACCTATGTCCCCGAACGAGTGTAAACCATGTCTCCGGTCCATACA
It includes:
- a CDS encoding IS481 family transposase, coding for MPWTEVSIMSQREEFVALAQHEQRNLSQLAERYGVSRQTAYKWLRRFAAAGAGGLHDRSRQPQHSPHRTPAAVEQTIIAARQAHPAWGARKLWHWLSHQAGVSRADLPAASTIQAILQRHGLINPAEALNHQPFQRFEYAAPNQLWQMDFKGDFRLRDAARTRCYPLTVLDDHSRFALALRACWDQRTETVQTALREVFRTYGLPERMTMDNGAPWGDEGGQPYTRLTVWLVQIGIHISHSRPYHPQTQGKDERFHRTLDVELLRDPAWSEPQSCQVGFDGWRQVYNLERPHQALGYAVPAQRYQPSARPFPETLPAIEYGPDDQVRKVQEHGQFSFRGQTYRISKAFHGHPIGLRLLAEDEWHVYFCQHALGSLNLRTHSTTGHVTYVPERV